In the Necator americanus strain Aroian chromosome X, whole genome shotgun sequence genome, TCAAGTCAACGGCACCTGTGAGACCATTTTATCAATATTTCAAGTAAATTCGGATTAATGCCTTTGTTCAAGCTGAAGAGAACAtatattttctcattattttagtATTTAAAATAAAGGTAAATAGAAATTCTAAGCTGTTTCATAACACGCTCCACGGTAATTCCGTGAACTACGTCAAATCAATGGACGTTCGGTGGTGTTCGAATTTTTAAAGCATTTATCGCTTGTCGTTAGTTAAGATAGTTATTTTTGATCAGTAAGAGGATTTTCATAGGTGTCGGAGTATTTTCATGtagtttttcatttgtttaaaTGAGGATGTGGTCTAACGCTAAGCATTGAAGTGGAATAACGTGATTGATCTTCAAtcgatcttctttttttgtcctgAAAGGTCCTCCCTTTCGTGTGTTTGGAACTCTAgttggaatattttttcatattttctgctTTAACGACTGTTCTAATTTATGTAAAAGCCGAAAATGCTAAATTATTCTGGAAGATATTCAACTAGAACTAGCTTCGAAGTGCTGAATTTTGATATTTCCTTAATTTCTCTGCTGCTTCCATCATTAATCAGAACTATATAggtttttttgaagctttGTCTCAAACTAATCACTCAGTTGTttaattcaatgaaaaaattcaaaaaaattcaaatagtaTAAGCCAACTCGAAATAATAGGTAGAATTCAAGCGTATGTCATTTTTGAGATCAGGTCTGCCTGGACGATCACGTCTtcctttttaaaagagaaCCTAAGATCCtgaaaatggaataaataacaacGTACCTGTTGACTTTATATCCATGAGAGTGTTATATTTTGATATGGGCACAGTATCCAATGCACATGGTAAACATTCTAAAATTAGGCATGTACaagttgattgatttttttcttctgtatcaAGCCTAGGATCGAACCAGAAGTTTCGATACCAGGGAATCAGTAGATCACAACCTGCGTAATAGAAGCCTAAGACCGcttaaattctaattttttatagAATATTACTAAagatttctagtttttttaaataattatatgTAATGAAGGGTTAGCAGGACTGTTTAGTACAATGATAGGTTCCAATCCTTTTCCTCAGGATTTCTTCGGAAGAGCAAGGACGCTAGGTTCCATAGAAGCGCTTTGAACCATAACTGTTTGAGAAGACGTTACTAATTACTACTACTTACCATATCAGCTATACATTCATCAGTGTAGGAGtaaacttttcatttctagcgttgttgattttttcttgcagaaactgaataaaataatggaaatagtttcaaaagaaacaatttaCAGGGCGTAAACAATGGCCAAGTTATAGTAATTTACAACTATACTGTACATTGCAACTATTCACATTGAAATGTAgcgatttaaaatttttttcatttatgcaGGCTCCAAATTATGGatattactattaattaatGGATTGGTTTAGAATTTGTTAATGTCCTAGTGAACGatggtttggaaaaaaaatttttgctatCTTCACAGAATACGCAATGTTTTAGGAATGAATCCTCGCTCAACTGCTCTATCCAGGGAAGCTATCTAGTTGGTaatcttttttcaatattttatctAAAAGTGtacatttaaagaaaaaattcacttaCTGTCCGCAATCTTATCGATCGAAGCACAATCATAAAACAAATCATCTACACAATCAGTAAATTGGAATATAGCATACGTATAACTATAAGTTACGTTTATCCACGAATAATATCCTAAAATACCTTTCCAATTTCCGATACAGTACAAAATGCCACCCCTAACGTCTTCACTTTCGAGTCAAATTTGCTTTTTGGAGTTTGTCCCATCATATATTGTATCGATATGGCCATAGCCACCACAAATATAAAGTTATTGTTCatttgaaaatctgaaaaatatatttttggtCACAAAAACGTATAAGAATATCGTTGCTCTGCTCATTTctggataaaataataaataaaacggAATCTTTGAGGAGTTTGGCTCATACAGAAAACCTGAGCAGGATTTTATATCCTAGTTTGAACTGTGATCCTCACAATTTTCCGCTAATTTACGATTCATAGAAGAGGATCAAGAGATATACATATAGTGCAAAGATTGGAGCATATTGGAGTATGTGTGAACatgatcctctttttttttaaaaaaaaaactattagtTTATTACAAATTTTTGGCAAGAACTTGGAATTTattaatgagaaaatgaaatttcttttatatttgtaGCACCTATTTGATATATTTCATCGAAATCGTTCAAATCCCTCGGATAATAACGACGTCAGATTTTGTTATCACGTTCTTCTTCTGGATAACTACCAAGTTCGgagtgcagaagaaaattttcaacagtGAGAATTTAAAATGAACAGTTTTTCTCGTCATTATGAACTCGAAAACTTTCTCTTCCTGTTCTTGATGTCGAGGATCCCAACGTGAAATTCTGCTAGAGTTTCTCTGGGGTCGATTTCGGTCATCAGGAAGAgataattgatttaattattattttcttgtatCACGTCTATGTCCATGTAGAAAGTTTCTAGTTCTCTTCAACTATAACTCGTCACTAGACAAATAAGATTTTTAAGGTCGGTTTTGATCCTCTCCTATCCAGCAGCAGGACTTTCTCGTCGGATGTTCGGGAAAATCGAGGTAATGATTCCCACGTTCGTCAGGACAAGGACATCAACTTCATCTACTCATTCGCTATCGCAAGCTTCCAGGAATAGTTATTTTCTGATGTCACAGACAGCTCTTTCGCCTCTGTCGGTCATGATCTTCTACGTTTTCGTCGCCAGTCCTTCAATGGAGTTTTCCGACACCCGTTGGTGTGAACGTACGTGAATAAACGTTTCTAGGAGCACAGACAGCTCATGCTATTTCGCTCTTCTGGAGCTACTGATTCAGATCTCCAGGAATCGAAGAATACTGTCCGCTGTTACCGTATCGAGAGAGAAATTATGTGCAGTTTTCTGGGAAACAGGCAATTATACGGAAGAGGAACAAATAGCAGGATTcaacaagaaattaaaaattgccTCGGTAAGTATGTCCAAATAATTTTCATGAGTAGCGATGTATGAGGAttgtccttaaaggcatcaccccacgaatctgaggtggtggagatttcaggtggagtattcgtatacaggatgggagactacggagaggggggtgattccgtccatttcttcctaattgccgtaaaaaacggcccggaagatacggcctcattcgttttggcgcaccattttgtacaagaggttcgattggagcgcgccagtcttgtgcggcgccgcatcttccgggccgttttttacggcaattaggaagaaatggacggaatcacccccctctccgtagtctcccatcccgtatacgaatactccacctgaaatctgcaccacctcagattcgtggggtgatgcctttaaagtattTCGGGCGTAAAAAAATAGTGCGATAGCTCTGATGGATATTTATGTTTACATTGTAAGAGCATTCCTTTTTGTGAATCCGATGTTCCAAACAAATCTTTGGAATTATCACCaaatggcgaaaaaaaaaaacaaaaaaagaatttatttccGAATAAATTCACAGAAATTGACGTTAATCTGGAGGGGATATAGGTGCACGTACGCGAGGTGGAGGACGAATTCCTGGCTTTTGTGGTTCATTCTTTGCTACAGAATCCTCAGCAGGTGTTGTTGATTCCTGTGCTTCCGATCTTGCCTGTGCATGgaataacatttttatttttctaaaaagaaccGACGAATTATGTGAATTCGCTATAGGAATAACTTGGCTGAGAACTAGTATTTATAACTATCTAAAACTAGTAGTATATTAAAAAGTTATTGCGGTGATTGCTAGGATTACTGACGACATACCTGGATCCCCTCAGCCTCTTCCACCCCTTTTTGATATTTTAGTTGACCACCAACGCCAGTAGCATGTACAACTCTTGGATTTTTTGGTTGTAGTTCATATCCAGAAGGTGCAACGAGTTGCGCTTCTGTAGTCCAGAAAATACAAAGACCGATGAATAGGATGAAGAATTTCATTGGATCAGGTTTGTTGAAATGCATTTTGTACGGTCTGTTAGTGTAATGACCATGACCTACAGTTCTCGAGAAAACTTTAAGAACTGAAAATAACTGGTCGTTGAAATGTCACTTTTAATTATGACATCATTAATCATTGATTGATCATTGATTAACATCTGTTGATGGTAATTAATAATATGCATCAAAACCACTGGAATCGAAGCGATTTTCAGTGTTTTAAGGAAATAAATTGGTCCCACAGGAACCGTATGCCctcatctttcattttttctttcagatgaTAGAAGTGAAATCGCAATCCTCTTTCTGTAACAAATTTAAacacaatttttccttcatttccttcttttttcacctttttcgaagatattttttgcaaaatgttaAGTAGAAACtattaaaatttcaaacttttatTCACTATTATGTGTGTATTCATAATTTACAAAATTACGAGAATGTTAATAtctattaaaatttgaaatgtttggttttttttttacttgaaccCAATATTATACTTCACTCACTCACAGTAAACCCCTTTCAGCtggaaactttaaaaaaaagagtcgaGTGTGCGCGAACTTATTTATTAGGAATTCTTTCTCAATAGATCCAGAGGAAATCCATAACTCTTTTCAAACCGACTGCTtttgtcttgtttttgtttaccttgttctttttctggtACCTGATTTTAATCATCGATAAGAAAATCGGATGAGAATTGTCTGTAACCCCTATCTTTTATACTGCGGTTGTTTTCTGACAGAGCAAAtccgaaaattttatttgctttattcATGCACACCTGAAACGTTCGtgaaacccatatttcgcatGTAAAATGTACAATTTTACGCAATCGCAATTCCTCTAGGATGAAATCGAGGATCAGAAAAGAGCGAATATGCTTTGAACTAAACTCGGTGTTTATACTCGTTTTGATTTCCGCAATCATTTCCTGCATCGTTGACTTGTTGAGCGTGGATCTGTGGAGATGTATGTGGCGGTGCCTGAAATTTGATAGTGCAGCACCTCAGTTATGGATAACATATGATCTTCTTCCACACTAGCGCTTTGCTCTTACCGTACCTTTCCACCTACAGCTACATTGGATGCTACCTTCGCTTCTGCTACAGGTGGAGGACCATCAATTGGAGCTGGGACTGGCCGGGGCATTGATGGCTGGTCCAGAAATCCAATCTTTTTTAAGGCCGCAGCGAGATTACTGAATAGTCCGATGAGTCGATTAGCAAGATTAATATATTGTCCAAACGAGGATATGAAGTCGGATTGAGCTCCGGACGGTCCGTTTGCTTCATCCACTTGTGATTGTATTCCGCTGTTTATATCCGCAATCATTGCAACGATTTCATCGTTACCACTTTGATCGACGGCGCCAGGCGAATCGAGGAATGGGCCAACGAAGCTGGCAACCTTCGAGAATATTCCTAGCACTTTTGTAAATAACGATATATAACCGCCAATTGATCCAATAAAATCTGACTGTACACCTGGTGGAGGTGGTGAGAAGTCGGCGAGCGCGGCATCGTACTGTGCAACCAGATCGCTACCTTGCGGCGCGTACTGTAGACGTCCTCGTAATTTATCAAGAAGACTTTGTATGAGTGCGATAAGTTCGGCAGGTGATTTTTTGGTCGCGATTTGCTCTGCTGTGTATGAAAGTTGATTTGAGCTCACTGCGCTAATCGGATATGGTCGTGGTTGAACTTTTTCGGCCGcttcatatccagcttcattcgtttccGGAAGAGTACCATCGTATTGGCAAAAAACGAGCGATGTAACTGTTAGTAGTAGGACGTAGATCCACATTTTAGTCTAAATAATCCTAAATAATTCTGTTTAACAAAGGATTTTATTGTGAAGTACAATAATTCTATTATAAATTAGCTAAATGGTAGAGGAGTTTATGAAAACGAAAACGGCTTGGATGAGAGTGAATTTTCCCACGAAACGCCTATTTAATATGGACATGAAATGATACGGTTGAAGTTGATTTGACGGCGGTTTTGAAATGTTTAACAGATGTTATTCATTGTAAAATCGAAATTGTATACAAGTTAAAAGAGATAACCTTCAAAATGACTTAGTCAGAGGTGAATGAACTGTTTTCAATGAATCGATAGTCATTAAACAATAATAGAAGTAtttgaaatagaataaaaacttGTATAATACatagaataagaaagaaaaatagaataaaaagagtCGGAATATTCCAGGACATTAATGACACACTGATGTTCCCACTATAATTCATTCCATAATTCATTTATAATATacattcaataaaataataaattcttttcaatttcattgttATAATACACACATATTTTATCCtataattcattatttttccactGATCTTCTTCCACTATAatttacataaaaattcaaagatatCTAATTAGAACAAAGATATGAATACGAAAAgacagttttcaaaaaatatactTCGTCGCGCGTCCATCCAAGCTTAAAGTATATTCCTAAAGGAAGCAATAATCCATGAAAAACATCAG is a window encoding:
- a CDS encoding hypothetical protein (NECATOR_CHRX.G21463.T1), with product MFGKIETALSPLSVMIFYVFVASPSMEFSDTRWCEHLQESKNTVRCYRIEREIMCSFLGNRQLYGRGTNSRIQQEIKNCLGKYVQIIFMSSDV
- a CDS encoding hypothetical protein (NECATOR_CHRX.G21464.T1) — protein: MKFFILFIGLCIFWTTEAQLVAPSGYELQPKNPRVVHATGVGGQLKYQKGVEEAEGIQARSEAQESTTPAEDSVAKNEPQKPGIRPPPRVRAPISPPD
- a CDS encoding hypothetical protein (NECATOR_CHRX.G21465.T2), which translates into the protein MWIYVLLLTVTSLVFCQYDGTLPETNEAGYEAAEKVQPRPYPISAVSSNQLSYTAEQIATKKSPAELIALIQSLLDKLRGRLQYAPQGSDLVAQYDAALADFSPPPPGVQSDFIGSIGGYISLFTKVLGIFSKVASFVGPFLDSPGAVDQSGNDEIVAMIADINSGIQSQVDEANGPSGAQSDFISSFGQYINLANRLIGLFSNLAAALKKIGFLDQPSMPRPVPAPIDGPPPVAEAKVASNVAVGGKAPPHTSPQIHAQQVNDAGNDCGNQNEYKHRV
- a CDS encoding hypothetical protein (NECATOR_CHRX.G21465.T1), producing MWIYVLLLTVTSLVFCQYDGTLPETNEAGYEAAEKVQPRPYPISAVSSNQLSYTAEQIATKKSPAELIALIQSLLDKLRGRLQYAPQGSDLVAQYDAALADFSPPPPGVQSDFIGSIGGYISLFTKVLGIFSKVASFVGPFLDSPGAVDQSGNDEIVAMIADINSGIQSQVDEANGPSGAQSDFISSFGQYINLANRLIGLFSNLAAALKKIGFLDQPSMPRPVPAPIDGPPPVAEAKVASNVAVGGKVR
- a CDS encoding hypothetical protein (NECATOR_CHRX.G21464.T2): MHFNKPDPMKFFILFIGLCIFWTTEAQLVAPSGYELQPKNPRVVHATGVGGQLKYQKGVEEAEGIQARSEAQESTTPAEDSVAKNEPQKPGIRPPPRVRAPISPPD
- a CDS encoding hypothetical protein (NECATOR_CHRX.G21463.T2) — encoded protein: MHMQQDFLVGCSGKSRNSYFLMSQTALSPLSVMIFYVFVASPSMEFSDTRWCEHLQESKNTVRCYRIEREIMCSFLGNRQLYGRGTNSRIQQEIKNCLGKYVQIIFMSSDV